In the genome of Vicia villosa cultivar HV-30 ecotype Madison, WI linkage group LG7, Vvil1.0, whole genome shotgun sequence, one region contains:
- the LOC131617728 gene encoding F-box/kelch-repeat protein At3g06240-like yields MEKFVQVGRTIKVKKVRNNVHIPDDLAFSILSKLPLKSCKRFRCVRKSWSLLFKNPNFMNEFRNNLLCNNNRSRSDYSDIFLLLSEGGHDALYLLPNEKFDDRIKLDLPPPFEGDDSNIYIFNSVSVNGILCLGQNRMMRFRCVLWNPATHEFILIPPSPDDESVPPYHNRDCEFRGFGYDPVRDDYKVIRYVKFDYEFDINVPEEDRWHEPMLEIYSLRSNSWRIIHANMNDYYFDKHDEEVYLNGMCHWWADIPLEGRRSGQDNRKGYLLSFDFTDEVFYETPMMLDWGDAVGVGVVPMVLNDSVGVISFCYDTTVFHISILGELGEEKSWFKLCIIRLIPSILYPIGVWKNGHIYFRKQNNEPVWINLSTRMINEIGIKRENYGYPLIGIYKENLLARIRGIHS; encoded by the coding sequence ATGGAAAAATTTGTGCAAGTGGGCAGGACGATTAAAGTGAAGAAGGTAAGAAACAATGTTCATATTCCCGATGATCTTGCTTTCTCTATTCTATCAAAACTACCTCTCAAATCTTGTAAGCGCTTTAGATGTGTACGCAAATCATGGTCACTCTTGTTTAAAAATCCAAATTTCATGAACGAGTTTCGCAACAATTTATTGTGTAATAACAACAGATCTAGATCTGATTATAGTGATATTTTTCTCCTTCTATCTGAAGGGGGCCATGATGCATTGTATTTGCTCCCCAATGAGAAGTTTGACGATAGGATCAAATTAGATTTGCCACCTCCATTTGAAGGGGATGACTCTAACATTTATATTTTCAATTCAGTTAGTGTTAATGGTATTCTGTGTCTCGGACAAAATAGGATGATGAGATTCAGATGTGTATTATGGAACCCAGCCACTCATGAATTCATCTTGATTCCTCCCAGTCCCGATGATGAGTCAGTACCACCTTATCATAATCGTGACTGCGAGTTTCGTGGATTTGGTTATGATCCTGTTAGAGATGACTACAAGGTGATTCGATATGTAAAATTTGATTATGAATTTGACATAAATGTACCAGAGGAAGATAGATGGCATGAACCCATGTTGGAGATATATAGTCTTAGGAGTAACTCTTGGAGGATAATTCATGCTAATATGAATGATTATTATTTTGACAAACACGACGAAGAAGTGTACTTGAATGGAATGTGTCATTGGTGGGCAGATATTCCATTGGAGGGCAGACGTAGCGGACAAGATAACAGGAAAGGCTATTTGCTGTCATTTGATTTTACTGATGAGGTGTTTTACGAAACGCCTATGATGTTAGACTGGGGAGATGCTGTTGGTGTTGGTGTTGTACCTATGGTGTTAAATGACTCTGTTGGTGTTATCTCATTTTGCTACGACACTACTGTTTTTCACATTTCAATTTTGGGTGAATTGGGGGAAGAAAAATCATGGTTCAAACTTTGTATTATTAGGCTTATACCTTCCATTCTGTATCCCATTGGAGTTTGGAAAAACGGCCATATTTATTTCCGAAAACAAAACAATGAACCAGTCTGGATTAATTTAAGCACCCGAATGATCAATGAGATTGGTATTAAACGTGAAAATTATGGTTATCCTCTGATTGGAATTTACAAAGAAAACCTTCTTGCAAGGATCAGAGGAATTCATAGTTAG
- the LOC131617729 gene encoding AP-1 complex subunit sigma-1, protein MIHFVLLISRQGKVRLTKWYSPYTQKERSKVIRELSGVILSRAPKLCNFVEWRGHKVVYKRYASLYFCMCIDDADNELEVLEMIHHFVEILDRYFGSVCELDLIFNFHKAYYILDELLIAGELQESSKKTVARLIAAQDSLVETAKEEASSLSNIIAQATK, encoded by the exons ATG ATACACTTTGTGCTGCTCATTAGTCGTCAAGGGAAGGTCAGGCTTACAAAATGGTATTCACCTTACACTCAGAAGGAAAGAAGTAAG GTAATCCGTGAACTCAGTGGAGTGATTCTTAGTCGTGCTCCCAAGCTATGTAACTTTGTAGAATGGAGAGGACATAAAGTTGTTTATAAAAG GTATGCTAGTCTTTATTTCTGTATGTGTATTGATGATGCTGACAACGAATTGGAAGTCCTTGAAATGATTCATCATTTTGTGGAGATTCTGGATCGGTATTTTGGCAGT GTCTGTGAATTGGACTTGATATTCAATTTCCATAAG GCCTATTATATACTTGATGAACTCCTAATTGCCGGGGAGCTTCAGGAGTCGAGCAAAAAAACTGTTGCCCGGTTGATAGCTGCACAG GATTCATTGGTGGAGACTGCTAAGGAAGAAGCCAGTTCTTTGAGTAATATTATCGCACAAGCTACAAAGTAA
- the LOC131615619 gene encoding putative UDP-glucose flavonoid 3-O-glucosyltransferase 3 — MKRVEVVFIPSPGVGHLVSTLEFAKLLINRDNRLSITVLVIKFPNTDEKIQALSSAFDLENLHVINLPECTYVSSTPDGSYSASALAETQKPNVKEAVSNINGQLAAFVVDMFCTTMIDVANEFGVPSLLYFTSGIAYLGLVLHLHRLLENNLEATRLLLQQDELDIPSFFNPVPTNTLPTVILRKKWESDFINHVRGLKKASGIIVNSFHELEPHAAHSFLEDSGLCGLPIYPVGPILNLETKLKPEPKPNGIIDSNDTIKWLDDQPHSSVIFICFGSMGAFDEDQVREIAHAIEKSGARFLWSMRKPPPKGTMGPVSDYPLCDMVAVLPEGFLDRTVEIGRFVGWAPQVQVLAHPATGGFVSHCGWNSTLESIYHGVPIATWPLLAEQQTNAFELVHELKMGVEIALDYRMEYDVGSNYLLTADKIERGIRSVMNKNGEIRKKVKEMSEQSRKTLLEGGSSYTCVSHLIDYIINQV, encoded by the coding sequence ATGAAGAGAGTAGAAGTGGTGTTTATCCCTTCTCCAGGTGTGGGACATCTAGTATCCACCCTTGAGTTTGCTAAGCTTCTTATCAACCGTGATAACCGTCTCAGTATAACCGTCTTGGTCATCAAGTTTCCAAACACTGATGAAAAAATACAAGCCCTTTCGTCCGCATTCGACTTGGAAAATCTCCATGTCATTAACCTCCCTGAATGTACTTATGTTTCCTCCACTCCTGATGGAAGTTACTCTGCCAGTGCTCTCGCTGAAACCCAAAAACCAAACGTTAAAGAAGCTGTTTCCAACATCAATGGACAACTTGCTGCTTTCGTTGTTGACATGTTTTGTACCACCATGATTGATGTTGCCAACGAATTTGGTGTTCCGTCCCTTCTCTACTTCACTTCTGGTATTGCTTACCTTGGTCTGGTGCTTCATCTTCACAGACTTTTGGAAAACAACTTAGAAGCGACTCGTTTGTTGTTGCAGCAGGACGAACTAGACATCCCGAGTTTCTTTAATCCAGTTCCTACAAACACGTTGCCCACTGTGATACTCCGCAAGAAGTGGGAATCAGATTTCATCAACCATGTAAGAGGACTCAAGAAAGCTAGTGGTATTATAGTAAACTCGTTTCATGAGCTAGAACCACATGCGGCTCACTCATTCTTGGAAGACTCGGGTCTGTGTGGTTTACCCATATATCCGGTGGGCCCCATATTAAACCTTGAGACCAAACTCAAGCCTGAGCCCAAGCCTAATGGTATTATTGATTCTAATGACACAATTAAGTGGCTCGATGACCAACCTCATTCTTCGGTAATTTTCATCTGCTTTGGGAGCATGGGTGCTTTTGATGAGGATCAGGTTAGGGAGATTGCACATGCTATTGAGAAAAGTGGAGCCCGCTTCCTGTGGTCCATGCGGAAACCTCCGCCGAAGGGAACCATGGGTCCGGTGTCTGATTATCCTTTGTGTGATATGGTCGCAGTTTTACCTGAAGGGTTCTTAGATCGAACAGTGGAGATTGGAAGGTTTGTCGGATGGGCACCTCAGGTCCAAGTACTTGCCCATCCAGCCACAGGAGGCTTCGTTTCACACTGTGGTTGGAATTCAACTCTTGAGAGCATATATCATGGTGTGCCTATTGCGACATGGCCTCTCTTAGCTGAGCAACAGACCAATGCTTTTGAACTCGTGCATGAGCTGAAGATGGGTGTGGAGATTGCCTTGGATTATAGGATGGAGTATGATGTTGGAAGTAACTATCTTTTAACTGCAGACAAAATTGAGAGAGGAATAAGAAGTGTGATGAATAAGAATGGAGAGATAAGGAAGAAAGTAAAAGAAATGAGTGAACAAAGTAGGAAGACATTGTTAGAGGGTGGATCTTCCTACACTTGTGTTAGTCATTTGATTGATTATATTATTAATCAAGTATAA